From one [Ruminococcus] lactaris ATCC 29176 genomic stretch:
- a CDS encoding tyrosine-type recombinase/integrase, translating into MAKGENIYKRKDGRWEGRYKKGYDKNKKIKYGYCYGHSYRETKEKVTRAKIELMLNSPPVSKDIYRKRFSEYCVQWIKINESRLKKSTLAKYHFMLENHIKPQLGDYSFTDLNSDIIADFSKDLLYQKKLSPKTVRDILTFVHKIISYIQAETNSNLSSITISYPRLERKELRVLSAEEQQNLIQYLVQDFDIYKFSVLIALFTGLRIGEVCALQWKDISVESGLLTVRHTVQRIKNPDSDSAKKTLLQLGTPKTFSSARTLPVTNGLQKLFKLFQHDDPEAFILTGNHQFIDPRNLQRKLKKYTKDLGIQDVHFHTLRHTFATRCIEFGCDIKILSEMLGHSNISTTLNRYVHPSMDFKRENILKLEQAGFFPPSI; encoded by the coding sequence ATGGCTAAAGGAGAAAATATTTATAAACGCAAAGATGGACGATGGGAAGGTCGTTATAAAAAGGGGTATGATAAAAATAAGAAAATTAAATACGGCTATTGTTACGGACATTCTTACCGGGAAACAAAAGAAAAGGTAACTCGAGCAAAAATTGAACTTATGCTAAATTCACCTCCGGTATCAAAGGATATATATAGGAAGCGTTTTTCTGAATATTGTGTACAGTGGATAAAGATTAATGAAAGCCGATTAAAAAAATCTACACTTGCGAAATACCATTTCATGCTGGAAAATCACATAAAACCGCAGTTGGGAGATTATAGTTTCACTGATTTAAATTCGGATATAATCGCTGATTTTTCAAAAGATCTATTATATCAGAAGAAGCTTTCCCCTAAGACAGTACGGGACATTTTGACATTTGTACATAAAATAATCAGCTATATTCAAGCTGAAACCAACAGCAACCTGTCTTCTATTACTATTTCTTATCCCAGGCTTGAACGAAAAGAATTAAGAGTTTTATCAGCGGAAGAGCAACAAAATTTAATACAATATTTAGTTCAGGATTTTGATATTTACAAATTTTCAGTTTTGATCGCACTATTTACCGGACTTCGGATTGGAGAAGTATGTGCTTTACAGTGGAAAGATATTTCTGTAGAATCAGGACTTCTGACTGTGAGACATACTGTTCAGCGTATTAAAAATCCAGATAGTGATTCTGCAAAAAAAACGCTCCTCCAGCTCGGAACGCCAAAAACTTTTTCTTCCGCAAGAACGCTGCCTGTTACAAATGGACTGCAAAAACTGTTCAAACTATTTCAACATGACGACCCTGAAGCCTTTATTCTAACAGGGAATCACCAATTCATAGATCCCCGAAATTTACAGCGTAAATTAAAAAAGTATACAAAAGATCTTGGTATACAGGATGTTCACTTTCACACGCTCCGCCATACCTTTGCAACACGTTGCATTGAATTTGGCTGTGACATAAAAATTTTAAGTGAAATGCTGGGACATTCCAATATTTCAACAACATTAAATCGCTATGTACATCCGAGCATGGATTTTAAACGGGAAAATATTCTTAAATTGGAACAAGCCGGATTTTTTCCACCGTCAATATAG
- a CDS encoding IS110 family transposase — protein sequence MHNKNYISVGIDVGSAFSFMTILAPDETVILKPFKITHNNKDSLERAVSEIKKAEELYSLESRTFLESTGIYHFPLFCYLVDCGFNASIINPIITHSTKNGNIRKVKNDKIDSKGIAKLGLSKDIPVSQFPAKLVLELRSLTRKYYDLTDERSAHINKLKGDLHTVFPQYLDVFCDVTGKTSTMILRQYGTPDKILRGHKKTMIEKISKASRKGLAKASERYEKLCAAANAAKTFGCQIDSIYFNIFLTLDLVEKLDSALDSILNRIRQLITFNKNEKFIQQIKLLNTIPGVGFLTAVTIMCEIGDFSAFRNPKQLFAYFGLDPEVNESGKFVGTQLHMSKRGSRIARRAIFAVALASIRTKRNGEGINPYLRKYYELKSGQKPKMVAIGAVMHKVCNIVFAVLRDEKAFELRSPEEHCKQYQRPALAAA from the coding sequence ATGCATAACAAAAACTATATTTCCGTCGGCATTGATGTCGGTTCAGCTTTTAGCTTTATGACAATTCTTGCGCCAGACGAAACAGTGATCTTGAAACCTTTCAAGATTACTCACAATAATAAGGATTCTTTGGAACGAGCTGTTTCTGAAATTAAAAAAGCAGAAGAGCTGTATTCCTTAGAAAGTCGCACCTTTCTAGAATCCACTGGGATTTATCATTTCCCGCTCTTCTGCTATCTTGTTGATTGTGGTTTTAACGCGTCCATAATCAATCCTATTATTACACATTCTACTAAGAATGGAAATATCAGAAAAGTAAAAAATGATAAAATCGATTCTAAAGGTATTGCCAAACTAGGATTATCAAAAGATATTCCTGTTTCCCAGTTCCCAGCAAAGCTGGTTCTTGAACTGCGTAGCCTTACCCGTAAGTATTACGATTTAACTGATGAGCGTTCTGCTCATATCAATAAACTTAAAGGAGACCTGCATACCGTGTTTCCTCAGTATCTTGACGTTTTCTGTGATGTTACCGGCAAGACCTCAACAATGATTCTTCGCCAGTACGGTACTCCAGACAAGATACTTCGTGGTCATAAGAAGACCATGATTGAAAAAATATCAAAAGCTTCACGAAAAGGTCTTGCCAAAGCTTCTGAAAGATATGAGAAACTCTGTGCTGCAGCTAATGCTGCAAAGACATTTGGATGTCAAATAGACAGTATCTACTTCAATATCTTTTTAACTTTGGACCTTGTTGAAAAGCTTGATTCTGCTTTGGATTCCATACTGAATCGTATTAGGCAGCTGATTACATTCAATAAAAACGAGAAGTTTATTCAGCAGATTAAACTTTTAAATACAATCCCAGGTGTTGGCTTTCTGACTGCTGTAACAATCATGTGCGAAATAGGTGATTTCTCAGCATTCCGTAATCCAAAACAACTTTTTGCTTACTTCGGATTAGATCCTGAAGTAAATGAATCTGGAAAATTCGTTGGCACTCAGTTACATATGAGCAAACGTGGCTCCAGAATCGCGCGCCGTGCTATCTTTGCAGTAGCACTCGCCTCCATTCGTACAAAACGTAATGGAGAGGGCATCAATCCATACCTCCGTAAGTATTACGAATTAAAGTCTGGACAAAAGCCTAAGATGGTTGCAATCGGTGCTGTAATGCATAAAGTCTGCAACATCGTATTTGCTGTTCTTCGTGATGAAAAGGCATTTGAGCTTCGGTCACCAGAAGAACACTGTAAGCAGTATCAAAGACCTGCTTTAGCAGCTGCATAA
- the speE gene encoding polyamine aminopropyltransferase: MELWFSEFHAPDVKHSIRVNRHLYSHKSPYQQIDIYETPEFGKVLSLDGNVMLTERDEFIYDEMITHVPMAVHPGIKNVLVIGAGDGGVVHELARYRTIENIDLVEMDEQVVEACRMYLPENASRLDDERVHIYFDNALRFIRRRTDEYDLIIVDSTDPFGPSESYFTKEFYGICYNALHEDGILVNQQGSPFYQHDAEAMQRSHQRIVSTFPISRVYQAHIPTYAAGYWLFGFASKKYHPLDDLDAEKWQALNLKTNYYTTRLHKGAFYLPAFLERLLEEVE, encoded by the coding sequence ATGGAACTTTGGTTTAGTGAATTTCACGCTCCCGATGTCAAACACAGTATCCGGGTGAACAGACACCTCTATTCACACAAAAGTCCGTATCAGCAGATTGATATCTACGAGACACCGGAATTCGGTAAAGTTCTGTCACTGGATGGAAATGTCATGCTGACGGAACGGGATGAGTTTATTTATGATGAAATGATCACGCATGTTCCGATGGCGGTTCATCCCGGAATTAAGAATGTACTTGTGATCGGAGCAGGAGACGGCGGCGTTGTCCATGAGTTGGCACGTTACCGTACGATTGAAAATATTGATCTGGTGGAAATGGATGAGCAGGTTGTAGAGGCTTGCAGGATGTATCTGCCTGAAAATGCCAGCCGGCTGGATGATGAACGTGTGCATATTTATTTTGACAATGCACTTCGCTTTATCCGGCGCCGCACGGATGAATATGATCTGATCATTGTGGATTCCACAGACCCGTTCGGTCCTTCGGAAAGTTATTTTACAAAAGAGTTCTATGGAATCTGCTACAATGCACTACATGAGGACGGAATCCTGGTCAATCAGCAGGGAAGCCCGTTTTATCAGCACGATGCAGAAGCGATGCAGCGCAGCCACCAGCGGATCGTCAGTACATTTCCAATCAGCAGAGTGTATCAGGCACACATCCCGACCTATGCGGCAGGATACTGGCTCTTTGGTTTCGCAAGCAAAAAATATCATCCGCTGGATGATCTTGATGCGGAGAAATGGCAGGCGTTGAATCTGAAAACGAATTATTATACGACCCGTCTGCATAAAGGTGCCTTTTATCTTCCGGCGTTTTTGGAACGGCTGCTTGAGGAGGTAGAATAA
- a CDS encoding IS3 family transposase produces the protein MTTKEIPASVGAKLLDINRTSIYYKTSPVSDEELACKEIIDHLHTDNPTWGARQMSAQLKNRGYHVGRRKARRYMNEMDIYPIYPKMNLSKRMQQAKGCPYLLRNAVIDAPNQAWSIDITYIPIRHGFLYLTAVIDWYSRCIVGWEVDDTLDTRMVINALKKAFAVSKPQILNSDQGCQFTSQKYIEFVKENGIRQSMDGKSRWADNIMIERWFRSFKYEEAYLTLYNNIKDARVAIGRYVHTYNFERCHSALDYKTPAECYYPAMLLPYAA, from the coding sequence ACTACTAAAGAAATCCCGGCATCTGTAGGAGCAAAACTGCTTGATATCAACCGTACAAGCATCTATTACAAGACTTCACCTGTATCAGACGAAGAACTGGCTTGTAAAGAGATTATCGACCATCTTCATACGGATAATCCAACCTGGGGTGCAAGGCAAATGTCTGCACAACTCAAAAACAGAGGTTATCATGTTGGGCGTCGTAAAGCACGCCGCTATATGAATGAGATGGATATTTACCCAATCTATCCTAAGATGAATCTTTCCAAGCGGATGCAACAGGCAAAGGGATGTCCTTATCTTCTTCGAAATGCCGTCATAGATGCACCAAATCAGGCGTGGTCTATTGACATTACATATATTCCAATCAGACACGGATTTCTGTATCTGACAGCTGTAATCGACTGGTACAGCCGTTGTATCGTAGGCTGGGAAGTCGATGATACCCTTGATACCAGAATGGTTATCAATGCTCTAAAAAAAGCATTTGCTGTGTCAAAACCACAGATTTTGAACTCTGATCAGGGTTGTCAGTTCACAAGTCAGAAATACATTGAATTTGTAAAAGAAAACGGTATCCGTCAGAGTATGGATGGAAAAAGCCGTTGGGCTGACAACATCATGATTGAGCGATGGTTCCGCAGCTTCAAGTATGAAGAAGCTTATCTGACGCTGTATAACAACATCAAGGATGCCAGAGTTGCTATTGGACGATATGTCCACACCTATAACTTTGAAAGATGCCATTCTGCCCTTGATTACAAAACACCGGCTGAATGTTACTACCCGGCAATGCTTTTGCCGTATGCAGCTTAA
- a CDS encoding DUF6710 family protein encodes MMFLFCNEDRKKKERLNSLLQTTRNLIKNNEIKDVRKNPVYSLIRAMSNYHLYDIVRELYEDEEVTDVQSIYKDIGEYLINSNKLNNCKSFELGESNINIDLSKDAILVCAWNKQRFVDALLNIGQNVGNSFEYDKTNHMATYIFPIGLTIVYNGNHSSLSGILKGEGTIQANQTYDLVPTYDYMYFDGIYFRNKINDEKLYKVERFEIGALYEIGRLLAENGIR; translated from the coding sequence ATGATGTTTTTATTTTGTAATGAGGATAGAAAGAAAAAAGAGAGACTAAATAGTTTGTTGCAGACAACACGTAATCTCATCAAAAACAATGAGATTAAGGATGTGAGAAAAAATCCTGTTTATTCACTTATAAGAGCAATGTCAAATTATCACTTATATGATATAGTACGTGAATTGTATGAGGATGAAGAAGTTACAGATGTTCAAAGTATATACAAAGATATAGGAGAGTATTTAATTAATAGCAATAAACTTAACAATTGCAAGAGTTTTGAATTAGGAGAGAGCAATATTAATATAGATTTATCAAAAGATGCCATATTGGTATGTGCGTGGAATAAGCAACGATTTGTTGATGCATTATTAAATATAGGGCAAAATGTAGGTAATTCATTTGAATATGACAAAACCAATCATATGGCCACATATATTTTTCCTATAGGTTTAACAATTGTTTATAATGGAAACCATTCCTCTTTGTCAGGCATTTTGAAGGGAGAAGGAACAATACAAGCAAATCAGACATATGATCTTGTACCAACATATGATTATATGTATTTTGATGGTATATATTTTAGAAATAAAATTAATGATGAGAAATTATATAAGGTAGAGAGATTTGAAATTGGTGCGCTATATGAAATTGGTAGACTATTAGCAGAAAATGGAATAAGATAA
- the nspC gene encoding carboxynorspermidine decarboxylase, which yields MNKIVFSGLEEYSPEDLFRRLPSPSYVIDETQLECNGFCLLAVAERTGCKVLLAQKAFSNYNFYPLLEPYLAGTEASGLYEARLGKEEMGGKEVHVFCAAYREDEFDELLEYADHIVFNSPGQLKKLGERAKAQGKSIGLRVNPECSTQDGHDIYDPCAPGSRLGTTREQWNQEMTEDLISLLDGIHFHTLCEQNADALEVTMRAVEDKFGDILPRMKWVNLGGGHHITRHDYERSRLEELLLSIKKKWDVQVYLEPGEAVALNAGYLVSRVLDIVKNGETQIAILDASAACHMPDVLEMPYQPPIYNAAKQPDEGGQYQHRYRLAGPTCLAGDVIGDYYFPKELKAGDMVIFGDMAIYTTCKNNTFNGMPLPDIWSLGMQGRLEQVTAFGYQDFKTRLGRK from the coding sequence ATGAATAAAATTGTTTTTTCGGGATTAGAAGAATACAGCCCGGAGGACTTGTTTCGCAGGCTGCCAAGTCCAAGCTATGTGATTGATGAAACTCAGCTGGAGTGCAATGGCTTCTGTCTCTTGGCGGTGGCAGAACGGACCGGGTGCAAAGTATTACTGGCTCAGAAAGCATTTTCTAATTACAATTTCTATCCTCTTTTAGAGCCATATCTTGCAGGTACAGAAGCGAGCGGATTGTACGAGGCTCGTTTGGGAAAAGAAGAAATGGGTGGAAAGGAAGTCCATGTCTTCTGTGCAGCTTACCGGGAAGATGAATTTGATGAGCTTCTTGAGTATGCAGACCATATTGTGTTCAATTCGCCGGGGCAGTTAAAGAAATTAGGGGAAAGAGCAAAGGCACAAGGGAAAAGCATCGGACTTCGGGTCAACCCGGAATGTTCTACACAGGACGGACATGACATATATGATCCGTGTGCTCCGGGCAGCAGACTGGGAACAACACGCGAACAGTGGAATCAAGAAATGACGGAAGATTTGATCTCACTGCTGGATGGAATCCATTTCCATACGCTGTGCGAACAGAATGCAGATGCACTGGAAGTGACGATGCGTGCAGTGGAAGACAAATTCGGGGATATCCTTCCACGAATGAAATGGGTGAATCTGGGCGGTGGACATCATATTACCAGACATGATTATGAGAGGTCCCGGCTGGAGGAGCTACTTCTGTCCATAAAGAAGAAATGGGATGTTCAGGTATATCTGGAGCCGGGCGAGGCGGTTGCTCTGAATGCAGGGTATCTTGTGAGTCGTGTTCTTGATATTGTGAAAAATGGAGAGACACAGATTGCAATTCTGGATGCAAGTGCGGCCTGCCATATGCCGGATGTACTGGAAATGCCGTACCAGCCACCAATTTACAATGCAGCAAAACAGCCGGATGAAGGCGGGCAATATCAGCACCGATACCGTTTGGCAGGACCGACCTGCCTTGCGGGAGATGTGATCGGAGATTACTATTTTCCGAAGGAACTAAAAGCTGGCGATATGGTAATCTTCGGCGATATGGCAATTTATACGACTTGTAAAAATAATACATTTAACGGGATGCCGCTTCCGGATATATGGAGTTTGGGAATGCAAGGAAGGCTGGAACAGGTTACTGCGTTTGGATATCAGGATTTTAAAACTCGACTAGGAAGAAAATAG
- a CDS encoding aminotransferase class I/II-fold pyridoxal phosphate-dependent enzyme, which translates to MREEHELNQNKAPIYEALQKFRQMRVVPFDVPGHKRGRGNPELTEFLGERCISIDVNSMKPLDNLCHPISVIREAEELAADAFGAAHAFLMVGGTTSSVQTMVLSVCKRGDKIILPRNVHRSVINALVLCGAIPVYVNPEVNHHLGISLGMKREQVAKAIAEHPDAVAVLVNNPTYYGICSDLKAIVKMAHDAGMYCLADEAHGTHFYFGEDMPVSAMEAGADMASVSMHKSGGSLTQSSLLLVGPNIQEGHVRKIINLTQTTSGSYLLMSSLDISRRNLALRGRKVFRQVSSMAAYAREEINAVGGYYAFGSELINGDSVFDFDPTKLSVHTRDIGLAGIEVYDLLRDEYDIQIEFGDIGNILAYLSIGDRPQELERLVSALAEIRRRYQTDSSGLMNQEYIDPEVVMSPQEAFYAETISVPIGSSAGCICSEFVMCYPPGIPILAPGEKITEDILEYIKYAKEKGCSMTGPEDPEIEYINILKEDDHGTLV; encoded by the coding sequence ATGAGAGAAGAACACGAATTGAATCAAAATAAGGCACCGATCTACGAGGCACTGCAGAAATTCCGACAGATGCGGGTTGTGCCTTTTGATGTGCCTGGACATAAACGGGGCCGGGGAAATCCGGAGCTGACAGAATTCTTAGGGGAGCGTTGCATCAGCATTGACGTGAACAGTATGAAACCGCTGGATAATCTGTGCCATCCGATTTCTGTCATCCGCGAGGCGGAAGAACTGGCGGCAGATGCTTTTGGTGCAGCACACGCATTTCTTATGGTCGGAGGTACCACAAGCTCCGTGCAGACGATGGTGCTTTCGGTCTGTAAGAGAGGAGATAAGATCATTCTTCCGAGAAATGTACATCGCAGTGTGATCAATGCGCTTGTACTCTGCGGTGCGATTCCGGTGTATGTGAATCCGGAAGTGAACCACCATCTGGGCATTTCCCTGGGGATGAAGAGAGAACAGGTGGCAAAAGCGATAGCAGAACACCCGGATGCAGTTGCTGTATTGGTGAATAACCCTACATATTATGGAATCTGCAGTGATCTGAAAGCAATTGTAAAAATGGCTCACGATGCGGGCATGTACTGTCTGGCTGATGAGGCACACGGAACCCATTTCTATTTTGGGGAGGACATGCCGGTGTCAGCGATGGAAGCGGGAGCGGATATGGCATCGGTTTCCATGCATAAGAGCGGTGGAAGTCTGACACAGTCTAGTTTATTACTGGTGGGTCCGAATATTCAGGAAGGTCATGTGCGGAAAATCATCAATCTGACGCAGACGACTTCCGGCAGTTATCTTCTGATGTCCAGTCTGGATATCAGCCGCCGCAATCTTGCATTGCGTGGAAGGAAAGTGTTCCGTCAGGTGTCTTCCATGGCGGCGTATGCACGGGAAGAAATCAATGCGGTAGGCGGCTATTATGCATTTGGATCGGAACTGATCAATGGAGATTCCGTGTTTGATTTTGACCCGACAAAGCTTAGTGTCCATACACGGGATATCGGGCTTGCGGGCATTGAGGTGTATGATCTTCTTCGGGATGAGTATGATATTCAGATTGAGTTTGGGGATATCGGAAATATCCTTGCATATCTCTCCATCGGAGACAGACCACAGGAACTGGAACGACTGGTGAGTGCACTGGCTGAAATACGCAGAAGATATCAGACAGACAGCAGCGGTCTGATGAATCAGGAGTATATTGATCCCGAGGTTGTGATGAGTCCGCAGGAAGCGTTCTATGCGGAAACAATCAGTGTTCCGATTGGCAGCAGTGCAGGTTGTATCTGCAGCGAATTTGTAATGTGTTATCCGCCTGGAATCCCGATCCTTGCACCGGGAGAGAAAATTACAGAGGATATTCTGGAATATATCAAGTATGCAAAAGAAAAAGGATGCTCCATGACAGGACCGGAGGATCCGGAGATTGAATATATCAATATTTTAAAGGAGGACGATCATGGAACTTTGGTTTAG
- the speB gene encoding agmatinase — MKQNIETFIGCDCEYEKAEIVLFGAPFDSTTSYRPGARFGSSAMRHESFGLETYSPYQDKDLTDCFVFDSGDLELCFGNTEDALSDIEQHADQIMEEGKMPLLLGGEHLVTLANVRAVYKRFPEMHIIHFDAHTDLREDYLGAKLSHACVIRRCHDMLGDGRIHQFCIRSGEREEFAFAKEHTDLHPFDFEGLEQVVQQLKENNTPVYFTIDLDCLDPSVFPGTGTPEAGGVTFMQLLHAIRLVSETKIVGADLNELAPMLDQSGVSTATACKVLRELLLSLKK; from the coding sequence ATGAAACAGAATATTGAAACATTTATCGGGTGTGATTGTGAGTATGAGAAAGCGGAAATCGTCCTGTTTGGTGCGCCTTTTGATTCCACGACAAGCTATCGCCCGGGTGCCCGGTTCGGGTCATCAGCGATGCGCCATGAAAGCTTCGGGCTGGAAACATACAGTCCGTATCAGGATAAAGATTTGACGGATTGTTTTGTATTTGACAGCGGAGATCTGGAGCTGTGCTTTGGCAATACAGAGGATGCACTTTCCGACATCGAACAGCATGCCGATCAGATTATGGAAGAGGGAAAAATGCCATTGCTTTTGGGCGGAGAACATCTTGTAACGCTGGCAAATGTACGTGCAGTATACAAGCGTTTTCCGGAAATGCACATCATCCATTTTGACGCGCATACCGATCTGAGAGAGGATTATCTCGGTGCAAAACTGAGTCATGCCTGTGTCATCCGCAGATGCCATGACATGTTGGGAGACGGACGCATTCACCAGTTCTGTATTCGAAGCGGAGAGCGGGAAGAATTTGCATTTGCAAAAGAACACACCGATCTTCATCCGTTTGATTTTGAAGGATTGGAACAAGTCGTACAGCAATTGAAAGAGAACAACACCCCGGTATATTTTACAATCGATCTGGACTGTCTGGATCCGTCTGTATTTCCGGGAACAGGAACTCCGGAGGCCGGAGGAGTCACGTTCATGCAGCTGTTACATGCGATCCGCCTTGTATCCGAAACAAAGATTGTCGGAGCGGATCTTAATGAACTTGCCCCGATGTTAGATCAGAGCGGAGTGTCTACTGCGACAGCATGCAAGGTACTGCGGGAATTACTTCTGAGTCTGAAAAAATGA
- a CDS encoding saccharopine dehydrogenase family protein, whose translation MSKVLVIGCGGVASVAIRKCCQVSEVFSELCIASRTKSKCDELAADLEGKTETKITTAQVDADDVDQVIALIKEYQPDLVMNIALPYQDLTIMDACLACGVNYMDTANYEPEDTEDPEWREIYNKRCEEKGFSAYFDYSWQWAYREKFEKAGLTALLGCGFDPGVTQAYCAHAKKNEFDTIDTIDILDCNGGDHGYAFATNFNPEVNLREVSAPGSYWEDGHWVEIPAMSIKREYDFDCVGQKDMYLLHHEEIESLAENIPEVKRIRFFMTFGQSYLTHMNCLENVGMLSTTPIEFEGQQIVPIKFLKALLPDPASLGPRTHGKTNIGCIFTGKKDGKEKTYYIYNVCDHQECYKEVASQAISYTTGVPAMCGALMLLTGKWTKTGVHTVEEFDPDPFLAALDQYGLPRSESYDPVIVE comes from the coding sequence ATGAGTAAGGTATTAGTAATTGGATGCGGCGGAGTAGCTTCTGTGGCAATCAGAAAGTGCTGCCAGGTAAGCGAAGTGTTCAGCGAGCTGTGTATTGCGAGCAGAACAAAATCAAAATGTGATGAGTTGGCGGCAGACCTGGAAGGAAAAACCGAAACAAAGATTACAACAGCCCAGGTAGATGCGGACGATGTGGATCAGGTGATCGCACTGATCAAGGAGTATCAGCCGGATCTTGTGATGAACATCGCACTTCCGTATCAGGATCTGACGATCATGGATGCATGTCTGGCTTGTGGAGTGAACTATATGGATACTGCAAACTATGAGCCGGAAGACACGGAGGATCCAGAGTGGCGTGAAATTTACAACAAACGCTGCGAGGAGAAAGGCTTTTCTGCTTATTTTGATTACAGCTGGCAGTGGGCATACCGTGAGAAGTTTGAGAAGGCTGGGCTGACTGCTCTTCTTGGATGCGGATTTGACCCGGGAGTGACACAGGCATACTGTGCACATGCAAAGAAAAATGAATTCGATACGATCGATACAATCGATATTCTGGATTGCAACGGCGGAGATCACGGATACGCATTTGCTACCAACTTTAATCCGGAAGTAAATCTGCGTGAAGTATCAGCACCGGGAAGCTACTGGGAAGACGGACACTGGGTTGAAATCCCGGCTATGAGCATAAAACGTGAGTATGATTTTGACTGTGTCGGACAGAAAGATATGTATCTGCTTCATCATGAAGAAATCGAATCTCTCGCGGAAAATATTCCGGAAGTGAAACGAATCCGTTTCTTCATGACATTTGGACAGAGCTACCTCACACATATGAATTGCCTGGAAAATGTGGGGATGCTTTCTACAACTCCGATTGAATTCGAGGGACAGCAGATTGTTCCGATCAAATTCCTGAAGGCACTGTTACCGGATCCGGCAAGCCTTGGTCCACGTACACATGGAAAGACAAATATCGGTTGTATTTTTACAGGAAAGAAAGACGGAAAAGAAAAAACATATTATATCTATAATGTATGTGATCACCAGGAGTGCTACAAGGAAGTAGCGAGCCAGGCAATCAGCTATACGACCGGAGTTCCGGCAATGTGTGGTGCATTGATGCTTCTGACCGGAAAATGGACAAAGACAGGTGTACATACAGTAGAAGAATTTGATCCGGATCCGTTCCTTGCTGCGTTAGATCAGTATGGACTGCCACGCAGTGAAAGCTATGATCCGGTTATTGTGGAGTAA